A region from the Sutcliffiella horikoshii genome encodes:
- a CDS encoding cation:proton antiporter domain-containing protein — translation MFELPIKEPVLVFTIAMIIFFIFPYFMKLLRIPGLIGPILAGVIIGPNGLAVLERSSTIELLGTVGLLFIMFIAGLEMDLDGFKKYRNRSIVFGLMSFWIPLLFGTVISLLLGYSVAAAILIGSILGSHTLLGYPIASRLGIGKSKAITTAVGGSILTDTFALLVLAVITGAAAGELDIYFGVKLTFSLIVFVAIIFLGTPFLSRWFFRNVATEGTGEFIYVMVMLFTAGSLALIAGLQPIIGAFLVGLALNRFIFDQGPLMNRIRFTANSIFIPFFLLSVGMLMDLSVLVGNAKAWVLTVAIVLGLLVSKYIAAVLTSKFYKYTKDEKMVIFGLTTPQAAATLAATLVGFNVGLLDQATVNGVIIMILITCIIGPYLVEKYGRKLALEEEMMPVQKGDAPERILIPIANPNTMESLMDLAFVIRQSNSVEHPLYALSVVQRDMWGADGDVAKAEKMLGQAVSYSSGADVPLRVTTRVDRNIAIGINRAIAEERITTLVAGWNGERTAPQKIFGGVIDQVLDQTNVSVLISKLGHPLNTTKRIVLILPKGIDHKPGYWDALATIKLIASNLGATIQCYVIKGFPDVYKAHMREIKPNPPTVVEWVEGWTALYENKLPTLQADDLVVVISARRGTTGWHPQLEKIPGKLAKINPESFIIFYPREEKEDLRGTRGTEIPKEVLLGRDYD, via the coding sequence ATGTTTGAATTACCAATTAAGGAACCGGTATTAGTTTTTACAATTGCCATGATCATCTTTTTCATTTTTCCCTATTTCATGAAATTGTTGCGTATACCGGGATTGATAGGTCCGATTTTAGCAGGGGTAATCATTGGCCCCAATGGTTTGGCGGTGCTTGAAAGAAGTTCCACCATTGAGCTGCTTGGCACAGTAGGCCTGCTATTTATCATGTTTATAGCCGGGCTTGAAATGGACCTGGACGGATTTAAGAAATATCGTAACCGCAGTATTGTTTTTGGTTTGATGTCATTCTGGATTCCGCTGCTGTTCGGTACAGTCATCAGCTTGCTGCTTGGCTACAGTGTGGCAGCTGCCATTCTAATCGGATCAATACTTGGATCTCATACCCTCTTAGGCTATCCGATTGCAAGTCGACTTGGAATCGGGAAAAGTAAAGCCATTACCACAGCTGTTGGCGGTAGCATTTTAACGGATACATTTGCCTTATTGGTGCTGGCAGTCATAACAGGTGCGGCAGCAGGAGAGCTGGATATTTATTTTGGTGTGAAGTTGACCTTCTCCTTGATTGTTTTTGTTGCGATTATATTCTTGGGGACGCCGTTTCTCTCTAGATGGTTTTTCCGGAACGTGGCGACAGAAGGAACTGGGGAGTTCATTTATGTCATGGTCATGCTGTTTACAGCGGGATCGTTGGCACTTATTGCAGGTCTGCAGCCGATTATCGGTGCGTTTTTAGTGGGTCTTGCCCTGAACCGTTTCATCTTTGACCAAGGGCCACTAATGAACAGAATACGTTTTACAGCAAACAGCATTTTCATTCCGTTTTTCTTGTTATCAGTCGGAATGCTGATGGATTTGAGTGTACTTGTCGGCAATGCGAAAGCTTGGGTGTTAACGGTTGCTATCGTGCTCGGGCTATTGGTGAGTAAGTATATTGCCGCGGTATTGACAAGTAAATTTTACAAATACACTAAAGATGAAAAAATGGTGATATTCGGCCTTACGACGCCGCAAGCTGCTGCAACACTTGCTGCCACACTTGTCGGATTTAATGTCGGGCTATTGGACCAGGCGACGGTCAATGGAGTCATCATCATGATTTTGATTACGTGTATTATTGGTCCTTATTTAGTTGAAAAATATGGACGCAAACTTGCACTGGAAGAAGAAATGATGCCAGTTCAAAAAGGGGACGCACCTGAGCGAATCTTAATTCCCATTGCCAACCCGAATACGATGGAGTCCTTGATGGACCTTGCTTTTGTCATCAGACAATCTAATTCTGTCGAACATCCGCTATACGCGCTGAGTGTCGTGCAACGGGACATGTGGGGAGCAGATGGAGATGTTGCAAAAGCAGAAAAAATGCTGGGGCAGGCAGTTTCCTACTCCAGTGGCGCAGATGTTCCACTCCGCGTGACGACAAGGGTAGACCGAAACATCGCGATCGGAATAAACCGTGCCATCGCGGAAGAACGTATCACCACCCTTGTGGCAGGCTGGAACGGAGAACGTACTGCTCCTCAGAAAATTTTTGGCGGCGTCATCGACCAGGTGCTGGATCAGACGAATGTGTCCGTATTGATTTCTAAACTTGGCCATCCGTTAAATACGACAAAGAGGATTGTGCTAATCCTTCCAAAAGGGATTGATCATAAACCAGGATACTGGGACGCTCTTGCTACGATTAAATTAATCGCTAGTAATCTTGGTGCGACGATTCAATGTTATGTTATCAAAGGATTTCCAGATGTATATAAAGCGCATATGCGCGAAATTAAACCGAATCCACCGACAGTAGTGGAGTGGGTGGAAGGTTGGACGGCACTTTATGAAAACAAGCTGCCTACCCTTCAAGCGGATGACCTTGTGGTTGTGATCAGTGCGAGGAGAGGGACGACCGGCTGGCATCCACAGCTTGAGAAGATCCCAGGTAAACTTGCCAAAATTAATCCCGAAAGCTTTATCATCTTCTATCCACGCGAGGAAAAAGAGGATCTGCGAGGGACGCGCGGAACGGAGATACCGAAAGAAGTACTGCTTGGCAGGGATTATGATTGA
- the fabI gene encoding enoyl-ACP reductase FabI, producing MNLSLDGRTYVVMGVANKRSIAWGIARSLHDAGARLVFTYAGERLEKSVRELADSLERNDSIVLPCDVTKDEEVHTCFQQIKEEVGMIHGVAHCIAFANKEELQGDYMNTTRDGFLLAHNISSYSLTAVAKEAKEIMTEGGSIVTLTYLGGEKVVPNYNVMGVAKASLDASVKYLANDLGKVGIRVNSISAGPIRTLSAKGVSDFNSILKEIEETAPLRRVTTQEEVGDTALFLFSNLSRGITGENIHVDSGYHIL from the coding sequence ATGAACTTATCCTTAGATGGTCGTACATATGTAGTAATGGGAGTAGCAAATAAAAGAAGTATTGCATGGGGTATCGCACGTTCCCTGCATGACGCAGGTGCACGCCTTGTGTTCACGTACGCTGGTGAGCGCTTAGAAAAGAGCGTAAGAGAGCTTGCAGATTCACTAGAGAGAAACGACTCCATCGTTCTTCCATGTGACGTTACAAAAGACGAAGAAGTGCACACTTGCTTCCAACAGATTAAAGAAGAAGTTGGCATGATTCACGGTGTTGCGCACTGTATCGCATTTGCGAACAAAGAAGAGCTACAAGGCGATTACATGAACACAACAAGAGATGGATTCCTGTTGGCGCACAATATCAGCTCTTACTCTTTAACAGCAGTAGCTAAAGAAGCGAAAGAGATCATGACAGAAGGTGGAAGCATCGTTACCCTAACATACCTAGGCGGCGAGAAAGTAGTTCCTAACTATAACGTTATGGGTGTGGCAAAAGCTAGTCTTGATGCAAGTGTGAAATACCTTGCCAATGACCTTGGAAAAGTAGGTATCCGTGTGAACTCCATTTCCGCAGGTCCGATTCGTACGCTTTCTGCTAAAGGTGTAAGTGACTTTAACTCCATTTTAAAAGAGATTGAAGAAACGGCTCCACTGCGCAGAGTGACTACACAAGAAGAGGTTGGGGACACAGCTTTGTTCTTGTTCAGTAACTTGTCCCGCGGGATCACTGGGGAAAACATTCACGTGGATTCCGGGTACCATATTTTATAA